The following proteins are co-located in the Tachysurus vachellii isolate PV-2020 chromosome 19, HZAU_Pvac_v1, whole genome shotgun sequence genome:
- the trappc6b gene encoding trafficking protein particle complex subunit 6b isoform X2, translating into MADEALFQFLHNELIQYVNNTENGENENGRCVSKLENIGFRVGQGLIERFTKDTARFKDELDVMKFICKDFWTCVFKKQIDNLRTNHQGIYVLQDNKFRLLNQLSAGKQYLEHAPKYLAFTCGLVRGGLYNLGVKSIVTAEVSVMPACKFQVMIQKM; encoded by the exons ATGGCAGACGAGGCTCTTTTCCAGTTCCTCCATAATGAACTTATTCAATATGTCAACAACACAGAAAATGGCGAAAAT GAAAATGGACGGTGTGTTTCTAAGCTTGAGAACATAGGCTTTCGTGTGGGACAAGGTCTCATCGAAAG GTTCACCAAAGACACGGCGCGCTTTAAAGACGAGCTCGACGTCATGAAATTCATCTGCAAAGATTTCTGGACCTGTGTGTTTAAGAAGCAGATCGATAACCTGAGAACAAACCACCAG GGTATTTACGTCTTACAGGATAACAAGTTCCGTTTATTGAACCAACTGTCTGCTGGTAAACAATATCTGGAACATGCCCCGAAG TACTTGGCGTTTACCTGCGGCCTGGTGAGAGGAGGGCTGTACAACCTTGGTGTGAAGAGCATTGTCACCGCTGAGGTGTCTGTCATGCCTGCTT gTAAATTCCAGGTGATGATCCAGAAGATGTAA
- the trappc6b gene encoding trafficking protein particle complex subunit 6b isoform X1: MADEALFQFLHNELIQYVNNTENGENENGRCVSKLENIGFRVGQGLIERFTKDTARFKDELDVMKFICKDFWTCVFKKQIDNLRTNHQGIYVLQDNKFRLLNQLSAGKQYLEHAPKYLAFTCGLVRGGLYNLGVKSIVTAEVSVMPACKENCFNDHTHTHTEFRMR; this comes from the exons ATGGCAGACGAGGCTCTTTTCCAGTTCCTCCATAATGAACTTATTCAATATGTCAACAACACAGAAAATGGCGAAAAT GAAAATGGACGGTGTGTTTCTAAGCTTGAGAACATAGGCTTTCGTGTGGGACAAGGTCTCATCGAAAG GTTCACCAAAGACACGGCGCGCTTTAAAGACGAGCTCGACGTCATGAAATTCATCTGCAAAGATTTCTGGACCTGTGTGTTTAAGAAGCAGATCGATAACCTGAGAACAAACCACCAG GGTATTTACGTCTTACAGGATAACAAGTTCCGTTTATTGAACCAACTGTCTGCTGGTAAACAATATCTGGAACATGCCCCGAAG TACTTGGCGTTTACCTGCGGCCTGGTGAGAGGAGGGCTGTACAACCTTGGTGTGAAGAGCATTGTCACCGCTGAGGTGTCTGTCATGCCTGCTTGTAAGGAGAACTGTTttaatgatcacacacacacacacacagagttcaggATGAGATAG
- the plagx gene encoding pleiomorphic adenoma gene X: MASPKCPSTNIMMFHGKEQLNSHLQTHDSNKQELQCEECGKHYNTRLGLRRHVATHATSVTGDLSCKVCRQVFESMPTLLEHLSTHTGRPPPGGAVRERKHQCERCGRRFFTRKDVRRHAVVHTGRRDFLCPRCAQRFGRRDHLTRHLKKSHAQELDILTSAAPNVVKEEPSLTMCTSGSPKDASEAFSMGMFNPQGLQSASTSAVSHHHSVVPGSLSSHMGVSCYFEPSKHQLQQYHEAQRYQPASATSYLKVEMENFLNELQCGPMPPQATVATSASRPSDLIPDSLGGQPAHFTLRNATAEPSPTAANVDLSPLLGFLPFGLPPYSAPLSSGGLVMGYSTATTDCSPTPTSQLAGPLASFQPQPLHEPHALGHINQPPGFSPTLPRFHQAFQQ; this comes from the coding sequence ATGGCTTCTCCTAAATGTCCAAGCACAAACATAATGATGTTCCATGGAAAGGAGCAGCTAAACAGCCACCTACAGACCCATGACTCCAACAAGCAAGAACTGCAGTGTGAAGAGTGTGGCAAACACTACAACACTCGGCTGGGTCTGAGACGTCACGTGGCCACCCACGCCACCTCTGTGACCGGAGATCTTTCCTGCAAGGTGTGCCGTCAGGTTTTTGAAAGCATGCCGACTCTTCTCGAGCACCTGAGCACCCACACCGGCCGTCCTCCTCCAGGCGGAGCCGTGCGGGAGCGAAAGCACCAGTGCGAGCGCTGCGGCCGACGCTTCTTCACTCGCAAGGACGTGAGGCGCCATGCTGTTGTGCACACAGGCAGAAGGGACTTCCTTTGCCCTCGCTGCGCTCAGCGCTTCGGCCGACGTGACCACCTTACCCGCCACCTGAAGAAGAGTCATGCTCAGGAGCTGGACATCCTCACGTCTGCAGCCCCCAATGTGGTGAAGGAAGAACCGAGTCTGACCATGTGCACCTCGGGATCCCCTAAGGATGCCTCGGAAGCGTTTTCAATGGGTATGTTCAATCCTCAAGGTCTGCAGAGTGCCTCTACCTCAGCAGTCAGTCACCATCATTCTGTGGTGCCTGGATCCCTATCCAGCCACATGGGTGTGAGCTGTTATTTTGAGCCAAGTAAGCACCAGCTCCAACAGTACCATGAGGCTCAGCGATACCAACCTGCCTCTGCTACCTCATATCTGAAAGTTGAGATGGAGAACTTCCTGAATGAGCTACAGTGTGGACCGATGCCACCTCAGGCCACTGTCGCAACCTCTGCGTCCAGACCGAGCGACCTTATACCTGATAGCCTGGGAGGTCAACCTGCCCATTTCACCCTCAGGAACGCAACCGCCGAGCCTTCACCCACCGCTGCTAACGTGGACCTCTCGCCACTGCTGGGCTTCCTGCCGTTCGGTCTGCCGCCGTACAGTGCCCCTTTGAGTTCAGGAGGTCTTGTAATGGGATACTCTACAGCTACCACAGATTGCTCGCCAACTCCTACCTCTCAGCTCGCTGGGCCGCTCGCCTCGTTTCAGCCGCAGCCGCTGCACGAGCCTCACGCTTTGGGGCATATAAATCAGCCTCCTGGATTCTCTCCTACTCTACCTCGATTCCATCAGGCCTTCCAGCAGTGA